The following nucleotide sequence is from Trifolium pratense cultivar HEN17-A07 linkage group LG2, ARS_RC_1.1, whole genome shotgun sequence.
GTGCtaaaaaaaagagttgaaatAGACTACAAAGTATTTTTGCTGTGAATGAAATtcaaaggttcagagcttgagTGCTTTTAGTATCGAAGTGAGTGTGCAAAGGATAGAGATCGTATTCGTTAGTTGTCTTCACAATGGAGTGTTGTTTATATAGTCAAGTAGTACGCTCCATGTGTAGATGATCGTTGTGCAAAGACGTTGTAGCAGCGGATTTGGACTGAGCAGTGAAAGCAACATGTCATACCAAAGTGGTAATGAGTTTCTACTACTTTGTTTCTTGAGAATCTGTATGTACCAAACAGAGAAACTTTCATAGTTTGACTCCACGCTCCTCCAAACTTAGAATGAGGTTGATAAACTTGATCATCCTTTTTAGATTCCTTATGCCAAAACAGAGAAAAATCCTTTTAGCTTAATCCCAACTCAATATACGCTGATTAGCTTCTGACGGCTTCTTGCCTCTGATGGCCAGATGCTTCTGACGCGTTCTTGCCTCTGATAACTGCTTGCTTCAGAGTCTTCTGAATGGACAAGAGCCTCTTGTTCATCTTTTGCTTCTGAATCCCTTTCAgagcttgtttcttttctcAAGAACTTAGGAATATCATAATTTTCTTATAAGATCCTGCACACTTGAATTAAATGTTAGTACTATCAATTGCGcattttaatacttattgttatcatcaaaacttatAGAATTTACTTGGGGCTTTAGAACAAATTTTGTTCCAAATTAGCATGTGCAAAGTGTGCTACATAGCAGGACCTCCATTTTTTGGGGGcctcaataaaaaattatatggtaGTAGGTCTCTacaaaaatatgaagaaaaaaaattgattcacaaaaataaaataagaattgtTTTTCGAATCtgtctttgttaaaaaaaaaaaattgaaaggtcCAAATAAAATGGCTAAGCTTcaggaaaaaacataaaatgaacaaaaaaagtATTCAATATGAAATTTTGTTTGATGAGTTTACTACAAAAACGATTAGAAAGTGAGGTGCTATTTTTACGTAGTTAAAATGTATTTTGTAGTTACttcaaaatgttttttaattaagGCGCCTATTCTTAATATTCTAAGTCGGGCATCCAAATAGTCAGGACCGGCTCTTACCATaatataagacttttttttttagacataAGTTAGACAAAGACAGACGCGAGATCCGCTAGtatgaataaaaaaagtataacaTAAAATACAATGAAATGAGTGATTGAAAATATCACCGGAGTAATCCCCTAGTTTTCTAAAGGAATTGGTCTAAAGTTCCACCACAAAATAAGTACTCcttccgtaccacaatatatgtcgatTTGGCgcttttacacatattaagaaaggtaattattgttgtatggaaaagagagattatgagttgatttacaaaattgtcattCATTTAttgtatggaaaaaataaattgaaaaattgaaagaagagacagtaataaatagttaagggtataatagaaaaaataacattaaatgttttattgataatataaaatgacatatattgagataaattttttttccgcaaagtgacatatattgtggtacggaggaagtaaaattttactaaaattattcttattaaaaatcaaattcaaatttttttaaacaattcgtttaaaaaaaattaattaaccaCTTAAAACAAATTTCTTGATTTCCTCTCTACACAATGTTGTCTGTAACTTTTGTCagatttaaatttcaattaGTGCTTTTGTCAGATTTTGTctttaactttctttctccatTATTTACTAGTAAATTACCATTTTGTCCAAGAGATGTTTGTTTTTTCCATTACTGATAACACTCTTCTTATGCAATGCCGACTTCAATATAGAGATGCGAAAGAACTGCAATTCTTCAGGACCGACCAACCAACTACTATGAAAATTGCGTCGAAGACCTAGAAACTCAGGAAAATATGAGAGAATATTTGTGTACTCATTGTATATTGCAATTCCAAGTAAAAACTCATATTTACTATAATATAGGATTTGagacaaagaaacaaagaaaataaatacacATAAAGGCTAATGTTCCTAacttaattataatataaattattataatgagagaatcataagtcataacataTCGTAATAGAAGAACTACAAATCTTTAGGAACGGTGGtacattttataagtgagagaatccataaacttaatttttttttataagcaatattagttgttagtattacaatgttagCTTTTTTTCCTTTGTCAGGACTTGAATCTTGGACCTCCTACtctttaacccttagctcaactagtttaaccagttgagctacccatcacACCATCATAAACTTAATGTTTTAAATTTCGCCTTAAGAAATATTGGTGTCAAATTCACTTTTATAATTGTTCTAAATCCATCATCCCTCTCTAACTGTCTGCACATtacccaacaaaaaaaaaagaagataattttAATTGATCCGAATCACCTACAATAGCAGGAGCACACAATTTACCGTTGTAGCAGATTCAACCATTAATTATGGATTGGACGTTTCGAATtagatataataaaattaagtatAAAATGCTTTAACCTTAATTATTGATGGGACGGTCCAGATCAATTCCAGCATTAACAACAGAAAATCTAAATCTAATTTTTGTTCACAACTtgtcaattataaaataatactagTTAGTACTAAAGTTATTagtaacaataataatttttcggctttctttaaataaaaaaataattaccaTTATGATATGGTTGTAAAGTACAtggaatttcaatttttgttttggttggtttgtttgtttgtttgtttaccGACAACGAAATGAAAAGAATTGTAATGAACAAAatctggcacactagtattgGTCAATAATACTGGAtcgaaaacaaataaaaacactgGTTTTCATGCATGACATTAAAAAAAGGGTGCTTCTATGGTGAGGCCAGTAAAATGACCTCTTTGGTGAGATCGCCACTGTGGCCAATAGAAAAGTAAGTGGACTTATTCAACTGCCACATAGGATAATACAATGCATGTCACTTACCATGCATCTCCACATCTATTAAAATTGCAAATAAGTCCCTACCATTAAAATTGTTACATAAATTATCTCAACATTTATGTAAATTACATCAAcattaatattgttttattaattataatgatgttgtaaaaatcaaattatcaaaacgcaaattataaagaaaatattcatcttcttcattcttcTGTTCATCAACATCGTAATATCTCACCTCACCACCCAACCTTCGTCCGCCATTGTTGAATCAACTGAACTTTTCTATTCTTAACAACACTGCATACGAGCTAGCCATTGATGTTATCGCATTGAATCTCCGACCATAAATATACAATCGAGGGCGACAAGTGCGACATTCAGGTaatttgggaattagggtttacaattcaaaaaataataaaatttgggAATTAGGGATATAGATGTGGAATACTTCGATGAATATTTATGTTGTTTGACATATTGTGTTAATTCATGATATAGATATGGAACACACCGACGAATCTGTTGACGTTGAGTCCAGAGACCTTCATTCCACTAAAGGTACTGATACGTATGATTTAGAATCGAATGCCGACGAGGATGACAGTTATTCAGGATCCAGTGGGGATGAAAGGTCAGAGACTGAAAGTTCAGAGACTGGCGAAGATGCATCTGATAATATTGGGGCTGCAGTTCATAGTGAGGTAAATTTTGATTCAATTACTTCTGATGAGATTCGAGCCATGGAATTTGCTACTGTTAGTGAagcttatgaattttattaCCGGTATGGTAAATGTAAGGGTTTTGCTATTAGGAAAGCTTCTAGTAGGATAAAAGAGTTAGATGGTAATAAAGTAACACAAATGAAGCAGTTTGTTTGCAACAGACATGGTTTAAGAGAGAAGAAACATTTAACCAGGTTAGATAGGAAAGTAGAACATAGACGTTTGAGCCGTACAAATTGTGAAGCTAGGTTTCGTGTGCAATACAGAAAACAAAAGGATAGATATGTAGTTACTGCTTTCGTAGAGTGTCATAACCATGAATTAACCCCAGCTAGGTTTGTTCACCTGCACCCTGTTTATCGTAAAATATCTGAAGCAGATAAGGCTCAGATTGATGGTCTTCAAACACGTGGAATTAGAACTTGTCATATAATGGGGTACATGATTGCCCAGAAGGGTGGATATGCTAGTGTTGGATTTACAAAGAAAGATTTGtacaattattttgataaaaaaatgtgtGAGTGTATTAAAGATGGTGATGTTGTCGCTTCTTTAAATTATCTTAATGTAAAGTCGTCTACTGATCCCATGCTATATGCTGAGTATGCCGTCGACAATAGTAATGGACGAATGAGGTCTCTATTTTGGGCTGATGGCAGTAGCAGATCAGACTACTTTTGTTTTGGTGATGTGCTTGCCTTTGACACGACTTACCGGAAGAATAAATACAACTATCCATTGGTTGTATTTTCAGGGTGTAACCACCATTCTCAGACAGTAATTTTTGGTGCTGCATTGGTAGCAGATGAAACGACGGAGACGTACAAGTGggtgttgaattgttttttagAGTGCATGGAAGGTAAACAACCAAAAGCAGTGGTAACAGATGGAGATGGGGCAATGAGGGAGGCCATAAAACAGATTTTTCCCGATGCCACCCACAGGTTATGTGCTTGGCATTTGAATAAGAATGCAGTTGAGAATGTGAAAGATAATCCAGAATTTTTGGACGGTTTTCAAAAAGCCATGTACTCAAATTTCACAAAGGATGAATTTGAAGAGTATTGGTCAGAGCTAATTAAAGAAACTGAAGTGGAACAACATCCATGGGTTGTCAAAACTTATGAGAATAGGTCACTATGGGCAACTGGATATCTACGTGATCAGTTTTTTGGACGTATAAGGACTACGTCTCAATGTGAAGCTGTTAATGCAATAATAAAGACTTATGTCAGGACGAAAGGCTGCATTTTTGAATtcatgcataattttgatcagGTTTTGAGAGATTACAGAAATAATGAATTGGAAGCTGATTTTAAGTCAAAGTTTACGGTACCTGTGTTGACAACTCAACTGCGTGTGATTGAGAGTGATGCCGCCAATACTTATACTGCGGAGATTTTCAAAGAAGTTAAAGAGCAAATTCTGAAGGCTGGTGCATTGATAGTTAAGCATAAAAGTGATCACGGGGATACAAAGATTTATACATTAACAAAATTTTGTAACGATACATATGAAAGGAAAGTTGTATTTGATGGTACCACATTGCAATGTTCGTGTAAGTTGTTTGATTCTCGCGGTGTTCCATGTTctcatatattttatgtcatgAAGGATGAACATGTTGATCATATT
It contains:
- the LOC123908736 gene encoding protein FAR1-RELATED SEQUENCE 5-like, which translates into the protein MEFATVSEAYEFYYRYGKCKGFAIRKASSRIKELDGNKVTQMKQFVCNRHGLREKKHLTRLDRKVEHRRLSRTNCEARFRVQYRKQKDRYVVTAFVECHNHELTPARFVHLHPVYRKISEADKAQIDGLQTRGIRTCHIMGYMIAQKGGYASVGFTKKDLYNYFDKKMCECIKDGDVVASLNYLNVKSSTDPMLYAEYAVDNSNGRMRSLFWADGSSRSDYFCFGDVLAFDTTYRKNKYNYPLVVFSGCNHHSQTVIFGAALVADETTETYKWVLNCFLECMEGKQPKAVVTDGDGAMREAIKQIFPDATHRLCAWHLNKNAVENVKDNPEFLDGFQKAMYSNFTKDEFEEYWSELIKETEVEQHPWVVKTYENRSLWATGYLRDQFFGRIRTTSQCEAVNAIIKTYVRTKGCIFEFMHNFDQVLRDYRNNELEADFKSKFTVPVLTTQLRVIESDAANTYTAEIFKEVKEQILKAGALIVKHKSDHGDTKIYTLTKFCNDTYERKVVFDGTTLQCSCKLFDSRGVPCSHIFYVMKDEHVDHIPRPLVLSRWTKDAKIEYLNNMECNGDVDSNVVEEARFGAYCSAFTSFCKEAAKKNGVYGQILDDIMKLQKKYCINDDPIIGTQNPAVGDPVAVKSKGAPKKKKKEPKSVRRCGKCNATTHNARTCSEGTQKATEPIVDLQSVSISDAISQMDEKKKRKATCNVDRSVQKKGSRPPIHRGAKATVTTQADTNGCYNQMHFQAQMDVTGTSRHLNAMCGVQPVMPMVPHMFQPMHLQPVYPMYGMSVGQTASSCYGMLQQSVGQSSRSCYSLLQQVEKATTDD